The DNA segment AGGTAAGGAAAATCCAAGGAAAAGAGAGAATCCCAGTATGAACTTTGTTCTAAAGCTGTTAAGGTTACAGAATTGGAGAAATCCAATACCAGCAGATGCTGCATTTGTACAAATGATATTTGTCATTGGAGAAAGTTGCATTAGCAAAATAGTAAAAAATTTAGAGATACATACAGACATATCCAAAGAAAATACAATATATGGCAGCCATGATTGATGCAGGTATTGAAGCAAAAATTGCTCCAAATTTTCCTGTAAACAAAAAGGTAGGTCAGTCATTGAATCAATACACCAGTATTAGTATATAGAGAAAAGAGTTTACTTTTGGTAGAGTAAAAGAGTTCACTAGCTAGTGCTTGAATCAATACATTAGCATTAGCATACCTAAAATGGAGAAGAAAATCATAAAAGCAGCAGATATTTGTGCGACTCTTCGGCTTCCAACTCTTGTCATTGCCAAGAGACCAGCATTTTCCCTGTAAATACAGCCTAAGCTCAATTGAAGCAGCTTAGTTCTATGTGAATCATAGCTAATGGATTGCATGACACATAAAATGTTAAGCACGGACGAGACTGTTTGTAGCCATCCGTGCCTAAGTCATAAGTAGAAGGAAATTTAGATTGAAAAAACAGTAAAGAGATAAGAGATTGTTACGCTGTAGCAGTGCAACCAGTGACACAAccaaaagcagcatttagcaaaGTCCCTATCCCCTGCCAAGAATTTGAAGTTCACAATGTAAATAAAATTCGATACAGAGAGGATATATAGAAGAGAACATTTGATCTCACCAGCCAACCAACACCCCGACTAATGACAGAAGGTGGCACTGGTGTAGCGCTTCCATATCTTGCTGATGCAAGGAATACACCAGTTGACTACACAACAACAGGATTCAAATTTGAATCAAGACTAGATTTTACTATGAAAATAAAAGCTCAGTGCACCAAAATCAATTTAGAACATCATTTCTTGCATCCTATTTTTTCAACAACGTTAACTGTGAAGACTGTGTTACATATCAATAGCAAAGAGATAAGTAGAGGATCAGAGAGCAGACCTCAACTGAAGCAACAAAAGAAGCGAACATCATGGTTAAAGCATCTCCAAAGTTGAAGGTAGGAACCCCCCATTGAAACGGATATGGTATATCTATCCTGCATAAAGTGATGCGAGTTGCATGATAAAAGTCTCCAGAATCCAAATTCAATAAACGAATTTTGAACAAATTTCCTGAACCCCCAATAGTTCAATGAACAAAattttcttcaaaccaaactcaGTAAGGTTACATCTAAACAAAGAAAATATAGGAATTTCCAACTTCATAACGTGAATATAAGTGAAAGAAATCTCACCAAGGAGATCCAGAAATGAGTCCAGAGCTATCAGTGCGACAAGTTGCTTCCTTTGCATTCTTGTATGCACCACTCCAGGTCAAGATTGCTGCATAAAACCATATAATTGCTATAGAGAAGAGCATTGCAAACCGGTCACATATGGGCCTCTTTAATTTGAGATATGTTGGTAGATACTGCAAGAACATTATTACGTTCAGGGAATCAATTCGAGTAGGAAGAGGATAAACGATATGAAGAATGCTATAAGTTAGAAGAAACTTATTTTTTAAACCTTGGACTCAATGCACAAAAATGAATTCATTAAaagtgttagtttttccaacaATTATGGTGATGTAGGGGAGAGGTAAGCAATGATGCAACTCTCCTTAGTGAGATAAGCAATGATGCAATGAGTGGTAGGTGAGATGAGAATATTGCAAATTGATCCttcttggtaggtgagatttgcaCTTTTGGTCCCTatctcaaaactataaatacccccttccATTTCATTGTATAACACACCAAAAAATATATCAAAACTCAAGAAGAAAGAGTTTGAGAGGGAGAGAGATATAGTTCCTTTAGGAATGTTTCCTAACAGGGGAGTGACAAAATAGTGAGTAGAAATACTAGTCGGGTATTTTTCGGGAAACACTTTTGTGTGCGCCACTATTTTGGGTAGAGCTCAGGAATTGTTGTACCTCCAAATTATTGGGGAAGTCTCTCTTTGTATGCCTGCTAAATGTTTTAGTGGAAGTTGGTGTCGGATTTGTGGACGTAGCCTAAACGTTTTAggtgaaccacgttaaatattgtgtcatttatttttggTTTCGTTGATCATTTATTTTATTCCGCTGTGCAGTAGTGTTTAGTGCCACCGGATCCTAACAAGTGGCATCAGAGCTTTGGTTAGAGTACTATTCATACGTACGAGTACTATTCATCCATACGGGCACTATTCATATCCACGGTTACTATTCACCGTCGGATTTTTTTTAGATTGCAAAAGTCTGTCAAATTCTGATCTAAATGGAGGCGAGGACAAGCAAGATGGTCAACCTGAATGGCACAAATTATCACTTATGGAGAAACAAGATGAAGGATCTCCTGTTCGTGACAAAGATGCACCTGCCGGTGTTCAGTTCTCAGAAACCTGAAGATAAGTCAGACGAGGACTGGGAATTTGAGCACAACCAAGTGTGCGGCTACATACGGCAATTTGTTGAAGACAATGTGTACAACCACATTTCTGGTGTGACACATGCAAGGTCGTTATGGGACAAGCTCGAAGAGTTGTATGCCTCTAAAACAGGTAACAACAAATTATTTTACTTGACAAAATTAATGCAAGTAAAATATGTAGAAGGGACAACTGTGGCAGATCACCTTAATGAAATACAAGGGATTGTCGACCAGTTGTCGGGAATGGGCATAAAGTTCGATGACGAGGTACTTGCTCTTATGGTGCTGGCAACACTCCCAGAGTCATGGGAAACCTTGAAGGTTTCAATCACCAATTCTGCACCCAACGGTGTGGTAAACATGGAGACAGTCAAGAGTGGCATTCTGAATGAAGAAATGAGACGCCGATCACAAGGAACATCTTCTTCACAGTCAGAGGTGTTGGCTGTTACGACCAGGGGGAGAAGTCAAAATAAGAGCCAGAGTAACAGAGATAAGAGCAGAGGTAAATCCAACAAATTTGCAAATGTTGAGTGCCATTACTGCAAAAAGAAGGGGCATATCAAAAGATTTTGCCGACAGTTCCAGAATGACCAGaagaagaacaaaggcaaaaaggTGAAGCCCGAAGAAAGCAGTGATGATGAAACGAACTCCTTTGGTGAGTTCAACGTTGTCTACGATGACGACATTATCAATCTGACAACCCAAGAGATGACctgggtgattgatagtggggctACCATTCATGCGACGCCACGGAGAGAACTCTTCTCATCTTACACACCTGGAGACTTTGGTCGTGTAAAGATGGGAAATGCCAATTTCTCAACAGTTGTAGGCAAAGGTGATGTTTGCCTAGAGACCATGAATGGGATGAAGCTACTTTTAAGAGATGTCAGGCATGTTCCAGATATGCGCCTGAATCTGATCTCCGTAGACAAGCTCGATGAGGAAGGTTACTGCAATACCTTCCATAATGGCCAAT comes from the Nicotiana sylvestris chromosome 4, ASM39365v2, whole genome shotgun sequence genome and includes:
- the LOC104243976 gene encoding nucleobase-ascorbate transporter 7-like — its product is MFLQYLPTYLKLKRPICDRFAMLFSIAIIWFYAAILTWSGAYKNAKEATCRTDSSGLISGSPWIDIPYPFQWGVPTFNFGDALTMMFASFVASVESTGVFLASARYGSATPVPPSVISRGVGWLGIGTLLNAAFGCVTGCTATAENAGLLAMTRVGSRRVAQISAAFMIFFSILGKFGAIFASIPASIMAAIYCIFFGYVSSAGIGFLQFCNLNSFRTKFILGFSLFLGFSLPQYFREHHLCSGSGPLHTHSRWFNDIMSVIVMSHATVAAVVAVFLDRTLPFSNDEARKDNGSHWWDKFVLYAKDVRSDEFYKLPCKLNRFFPPY